A single genomic interval of Penaeus vannamei isolate JL-2024 chromosome 21, ASM4276789v1, whole genome shotgun sequence harbors:
- the cbc gene encoding protein CLP1 homolog encodes MSEKEFRLDPDSELRFEVEGKQDTVDLTLVNGKAEVFGTELAPDKPYTFFPGAKVAVFTWHGCVLKLSGPTEGTYVAKETPMVMYLNTHACLERLRRHADEGLSRGEDTRGPVTMVVGPGDVGKSTLCRILLNYAVRMGRRPIFVDLDIGQGSIAIPGTIGALLVERAADVGEGFSQEAPLVYNFGHLSPASNMTLYNILVSRMAATIQDKMVGNRKVAASGVVINTCGWIKNEGYKSLTHVAQAFEVDVIIVLDQERLYNELVRDIPFIRVVFLPKSGGVVERTQSMRASARDDRIREYYYGLRTKYHPHSFEVKMSTLQIYKIGAPALPDSCMPADMKVDDHMTKLVPVEPSVKLKHHMLAVSLATEPEDLLTSNVAGFICVLDVDEDLKVMKVLSPQPKPLPKTILILTEIQFMDSS; translated from the exons ATGTCTGAAAAGGAGTTTCGTTTGGACCCGGACAGCGAACTCAGGTTTGAGGTGGAGGGCAAGCAGGATACAGTCGATCTCACA CTGGTAAATGGCAAAGCGGAAGTGTTTGGCACAGAACTAGCACCAGACAAGCCCTACACCTTCTTCCCTGGAGCAAAGGTAGCCGTGTTCACCTGGCATGGCTGTGTTCTCAAGCTGTCTGGCCCGACAGAGGGAACCTATGTGGCAAAGGAAACCCCAATG GTTATGTACCTCAATACACACGCATGCCTGGAGCGGTTGCGCAGGCATGCAGATGAAGGTCTTAGTCGAGGTGAAGATACCAGAGGACCAGTAACCATGGTTGTTGGTCCAGGTGATGTAGGAAAGTCAACTCTGTGCAGAATTCTCCTCAATTATGCTGTGCGGATGGGACGTCGGCCTATCTTTGTAGATTTGGATATTGGACAAGGATCCATTGCAATTCCAGGAACTATAG GTGCACTGCTAGTTGAAAGAGCTGCTGATGTCGGGGAAGGCTTTTCTCAGGAGGCTCCTCTTGTGTACAACTTTGGCCACCTGAGTCCTGCTTCCAACATGACTCTATACAACATCCTTGTCTCACGCATGGCTGCCACCATTCAAGATAAGATGGTTGGCAATAGAAAAG TGGCTGCGTCGGGGGTGGTTATCAACACATGTGGCTGGATCAAGAATGAAGGATACAAGAGTTTGACACACGTTGCGCAGGCCTTTGAGGTCGACGTGATCATTGTCCTTGACCAGGAGAGACTGTATAATGAACTTGTCAGAGATATTCCCTTCATTAGGGTTGTCTTCTTGCCCAAGAGTGGAGGT GTGGTAGAGAGAACCCAGTCCATGAGGGCATCCGCTCGTGACGACCGCATCAGAGAATACTACTATGGGCTGCGCACCAAGTACCACCCACACAGTTTTGAGGTGAAGATGAGCACCCTCCAGATATACAAGATTGGTGCTCCAGCCCTCCCTGATTCCTGCATGCCAGCTGATATGAAGGTGGACGATCACATGACCAAACTCGTACCTGTAGAGCCTA gTGTTAAGTTAAAACATCACATGTTAGCCGTGAGTCTTGCAACAGAGCCCGAAGACCTCTTGACTTCAAATGTAGCGGGATTTATTTGCGT aCTGGACGTTGATGAAGACCTCAAAGTCATGAAGGTTTTGTCTCCGCAGCCAAAGCCACTCCCAAAAACAATTTTGATTTTGACGGAAATTCAGTTCATGGACTCATCATAA
- the BBS5 gene encoding BBSome complex member BBS5 isoform X2 has translation MCIPAELGTDRKPSGKVTMATVCLECKQNRGKGTMLWEDRDVRFDISPQQMKMRSGEKVIDKLDSVEDTKGNSGDRGRLIITNLRLIWHSHSMPRVSLSVGYNCIINITTKTVNSKLRGLTEALYILTKANSTRFEFIFTNLIPSTARLFTSVIGVYKAYNSSKMYRELKLRGAIIQNKQLRILPQEQIFSRVNGVWNLSSDQGNLGTFIITNVRLVWFANMNELFNISLPYLQIASVKVRESKFGMALVVESTEASGGYVLGFRIDPVEKLHEVHKELSSLYNVYSQCPVFGIEFVLHDKPAGEEETLDLPEMEEAEIDESINDSADVLAAYLADGRHSDRETVFSNELGLAIEKLKDGYTLQTLWEVIPS, from the exons ATGTGTATACCAGCAGAACTCGGGACAGATCGTAAACCGAGCGGGAAGGTTACCATGGCGACGGTTTGTCTGGAATGTAAACAAAACCGCGGCAAGGGCACGATGTTGTGGGAAGACAGAGATGTTCGCTTTGATATTAGTCCCCA gCAGATGAAAATGAGATCTGGGGAGAAGGTAATAGATAAACTTGACTCCGTTGAGGATACCAAAGGGAACTCgggggacagagggagactgATTATCACAAATCTGCGCTTAATATGGCATTCGCACAGCATGCCAAGAGTTTCTTTGT CTGTTGGTTACAACTGCATCATAAATATAACGACAAAGACTGTAAATTCA AAACTTAGAGGTTTAACGGAAGCTTTATATATTTTAACTAAGGCAAATAGTACCAGGTTTGAATTTATCTTCACAAATCTCATCCCGTCAACAGCAAGACTTTTCACCTCAGTTATTGGGGTTTATAA GGCTTATAATTCCTCAAAGATGTACCGTGAGTTGAAACTGAGAGGTGCTATTATTCAGAACAAACAGCTGAGAATATTACCTCAGGAACAAATATTTTCTCGTGTGAATGGAGTTTGGAATCTGTCCAGTGATCAG GGAAATCTTGGCACGTTTATCATTACAAATGTACGTCTAGTCTGGTTTGCAAACATGAATGAACTCTTCAACATATCTCTGCCATATCTACAGATAGCCTCT GTAAAAGTCCGTGAATCCAAGTTTGGCATGGCACTGGTGGTTGAAAGCACAGAAGCCAGTGGAGGTTATGTGCTTGGCTTCAGAATCGACCCTGTTGAAAAACTTCATGAAGTACACAAGGAGTTATCGTCACTGTACAATGTGTATTCACAATGTCCAGTCTTCGGCATAGAGTTTGTTCTTCATGATAAG CcggcaggagaagaggagacatTGGATTTGCCAGAAATGGAGGAAGCGGAGATTGATGAATCCATCAATGATTCTGCTGATGTTCTGGCAGCTTACCTCGCTGATGGACGGCACAGTGACCGGGAGACTGTTTTCTCAAATGAGTTAGGACTTGCCATTGAGAAATTAAAAGATGGATATACTTTGCAAACATTGTGGGAGGTCATACCTAGCTaa
- the BBS5 gene encoding BBSome complex member BBS5 isoform X1, with product MCIPAELGTDRKPSGKVTMATVCLECKQNRGKGTMLWEDRDVRFDISPQQMKMRSGEKVIDKLDSVEDTKGNSGDRGRLIITNLRLIWHSHSMPRVSLSVGYNCIINITTKTVNSKLRGLTEALYILTKANSTRFEFIFTNLIPSTARLFTSVIGVYKAYNSSKMYRELKLRGAIIQNKQLRILPQEQIFSRVNGVWNLSSDQGNLGTFIITNVRLVWFANMNELFNISLPYLQIASVKVRESKFGMALVVESTEASGGYVLGFRIDPVEKLHEVHKELSSLYNVYSQCPVFGIEFVLHDKDSLALNSIPRAFLLVDADQPAGEEETLDLPEMEEAEIDESINDSADVLAAYLADGRHSDRETVFSNELGLAIEKLKDGYTLQTLWEVIPS from the exons ATGTGTATACCAGCAGAACTCGGGACAGATCGTAAACCGAGCGGGAAGGTTACCATGGCGACGGTTTGTCTGGAATGTAAACAAAACCGCGGCAAGGGCACGATGTTGTGGGAAGACAGAGATGTTCGCTTTGATATTAGTCCCCA gCAGATGAAAATGAGATCTGGGGAGAAGGTAATAGATAAACTTGACTCCGTTGAGGATACCAAAGGGAACTCgggggacagagggagactgATTATCACAAATCTGCGCTTAATATGGCATTCGCACAGCATGCCAAGAGTTTCTTTGT CTGTTGGTTACAACTGCATCATAAATATAACGACAAAGACTGTAAATTCA AAACTTAGAGGTTTAACGGAAGCTTTATATATTTTAACTAAGGCAAATAGTACCAGGTTTGAATTTATCTTCACAAATCTCATCCCGTCAACAGCAAGACTTTTCACCTCAGTTATTGGGGTTTATAA GGCTTATAATTCCTCAAAGATGTACCGTGAGTTGAAACTGAGAGGTGCTATTATTCAGAACAAACAGCTGAGAATATTACCTCAGGAACAAATATTTTCTCGTGTGAATGGAGTTTGGAATCTGTCCAGTGATCAG GGAAATCTTGGCACGTTTATCATTACAAATGTACGTCTAGTCTGGTTTGCAAACATGAATGAACTCTTCAACATATCTCTGCCATATCTACAGATAGCCTCT GTAAAAGTCCGTGAATCCAAGTTTGGCATGGCACTGGTGGTTGAAAGCACAGAAGCCAGTGGAGGTTATGTGCTTGGCTTCAGAATCGACCCTGTTGAAAAACTTCATGAAGTACACAAGGAGTTATCGTCACTGTACAATGTGTATTCACAATGTCCAGTCTTCGGCATAGAGTTTGTTCTTCATGATAAG GACTCTCTTGCTTTGAACTCAATCCCCCGGGCATTTTTACTGGTCGATGCTGACCAG CcggcaggagaagaggagacatTGGATTTGCCAGAAATGGAGGAAGCGGAGATTGATGAATCCATCAATGATTCTGCTGATGTTCTGGCAGCTTACCTCGCTGATGGACGGCACAGTGACCGGGAGACTGTTTTCTCAAATGAGTTAGGACTTGCCATTGAGAAATTAAAAGATGGATATACTTTGCAAACATTGTGGGAGGTCATACCTAGCTaa